One window from the genome of Manis pentadactyla isolate mManPen7 chromosome 15, mManPen7.hap1, whole genome shotgun sequence encodes:
- the RBM42 gene encoding RNA-binding protein 42 isoform X3, protein MAGAGPAPGLPGAGGPVVPGPGAGIPGKSGEERLKEMEAEMALFEQEVLGAPVTGIPTAVPTVPTVEAMQVPAAPVIRPIIATNTYQQVQQTLEARAAAAATVISPMVGGPPFVGPVGFGPGDRSHLDSPEAREAMFLRRAAGAPRPLALRPPHQALVGPPLPGPPGPPMMLPPMARAPGAPLSSMAALRPALEESATPRELGLGLGLGLKEKEEAVVAAAAGLEEASTAVAVGAGGTPAGPAVIGPSLPLALAMPLPEPEPLPLPLEVVRGLLPPLRIPELLSLRPRPRPPRPEPPPGLMALEVPEPLGEDKKKGKPEKLKRCIRTAAGSSWEDPSLLEWDADDFRIFCGDLGNEVNDDILARAFSRFPSFLKAKVIRDKRTGKTKGYGFVSFKDPSDYVRAMREMNGKYVGSRPIKLRKSMWKDRNLDVVRKKQKEKKKLGLR, encoded by the exons ATGGCCGGGGCGGGGCCGGCCCCGGGACTCCCCGGTGCAGGAGGACCAGTGGTCCCGGGCCCTGGCGCCGGCATCCCGGGCAAGAGCGGCGAGGAACGCCTGaaagagatggaggcagagatggccCT GTTTGAACAGGAAGTTCTAGGGGCTCCAGTAACCGGAATCCCAACTGCGGTGCCCACGGTCCCCACAGTGGAAGCGATGCAGGTCCCAGCAGCTCCTGTGATCCGCCCAATTATCGCGACCAACACATACCAGCAG GTCCAACAGACTCTGGAGGCCCGGGCAGCTGCTGCAGCCACAGTGATTTCTCCCATGGTGGGTGGCCCTCCTTTTGTGGGCCCAG TTGGCTTTGGCCCTGGCGATCGGAGTCACCTGGACAGTCCAGAGGCTCGAGAAGCCATGTTCCTGCGACGAGCAG CAGGTGCTCCCCGCCCTCTGGCGCTGCGGCCCCCTCACCAGGCCCTTGTGGGCCCCCCTCTGCCTGGGCCTCCTGGACCACCTATGATGCTGCCACCGATGGCTCGGGCCCCAGGGGCACCCCTGAGCTCCATGGCTGCTCTAAGGCCTGCCCTG GAAGAGTCAGCAACACCCCGAGAGCTGGGCCTAGGCCTGGGGTTGGgcctgaaagaaaaggaagaggccGTGGTGGCAGCAGCAGCTGGGCTGGAGGAGGCTAGCACAGCAGTGGCTGTGGGGGCAGGAGGCACCCCAGCTGGCCCTGCAGTCATTGGGCCCAGCCTGCCACTGGCCCTGGCCATGCCTTTGCCTGAGCCTgagcccctgcccctcccgctGGAAGTTGTACGAGGCCTACTACCCCCGCTACGCATTCCTGAGCTCCTGTCCCTGCGTCCACGACCCCGGCCCCCACGGCCTGAGCCACCCCCGGGCCTCATGGCTCTGGAG GTCCCAGAGCCTCTGGGTGAGgacaagaagaaaggaaagccAGAGAAACTGAAACGCTGCATTCgcacagcagctgggagcagctgggaggaccCCAGCCTGCTAGAGTGGGATGCGG ATGACTTCCGGATCTTCTGTGGAGATCTGGGCAATGAGGTGAATGATGACATCTTGGCCCGTGCTTTCAGCCGCTTCCCATCCTTCCTTAAGGCTAAGGTGATCCGTGACAAGCGCACAGGCAAGACCAAGGGCTATGGCTTCGTCAGCTTTAAGGACCCCAGTGACTATGTGCGCGCCATGCGTGAGATGAATG GGAAGTATGTGGGCTCGCGCCCCATCAAGCTGCGCAAAAGCATGTGGAAGGACCGGAACCTGGATGTGGTCCGCAAGaagcagaaggagaagaaaaaattgGGCCTGAGATAG
- the RBM42 gene encoding RNA-binding protein 42 isoform X2, protein MAGAGPAPGLPGAGGPVVPGPGAGIPGKSGEERLKEMEAEMALFEQEVLGAPVTGIPTAVPTVPTVEAMQVPAAPVIRPIIATNTYQQVQQTLEARAAAAATVISPMVGGPPFVGPVGFGPGDRSHLDSPEAREAMFLRRAAVAPQRAPILRPAFVPHVLQRAAGAPRPLALRPPHQALVGPPLPGPPGPPMMLPPMARAPGAPLSSMAALRPALEESATPRELGLGLGLGLKEKEEAVVAAAAGLEEASTAVAVGAGGTPAGPAVIGPSLPLALAMPLPEPEPLPLPLEVVRGLLPPLRIPELLSLRPRPRPPRPEPPPGLMALEVPEPLGEDKKKGKPEKLKRCIRTAAGSSWEDPSLLEWDADDFRIFCGDLGNEVNDDILARAFSRFPSFLKAKVIRDKRTGKTKGYGFVSFKDPSDYVRAMREMNGKYVGSRPIKLRKSMWKDRNLDVVRKKQKEKKKLGLR, encoded by the exons ATGGCCGGGGCGGGGCCGGCCCCGGGACTCCCCGGTGCAGGAGGACCAGTGGTCCCGGGCCCTGGCGCCGGCATCCCGGGCAAGAGCGGCGAGGAACGCCTGaaagagatggaggcagagatggccCT GTTTGAACAGGAAGTTCTAGGGGCTCCAGTAACCGGAATCCCAACTGCGGTGCCCACGGTCCCCACAGTGGAAGCGATGCAGGTCCCAGCAGCTCCTGTGATCCGCCCAATTATCGCGACCAACACATACCAGCAG GTCCAACAGACTCTGGAGGCCCGGGCAGCTGCTGCAGCCACAGTGATTTCTCCCATGGTGGGTGGCCCTCCTTTTGTGGGCCCAG TTGGCTTTGGCCCTGGCGATCGGAGTCACCTGGACAGTCCAGAGGCTCGAGAAGCCATGTTCCTGCGACGAGCAG CTGTGGCCCCACAGAGGGCCCCTATCCTGCGTCCAGCCTTCGTCCCCCACGTGCTACAGAGAGCAG CAGGTGCTCCCCGCCCTCTGGCGCTGCGGCCCCCTCACCAGGCCCTTGTGGGCCCCCCTCTGCCTGGGCCTCCTGGACCACCTATGATGCTGCCACCGATGGCTCGGGCCCCAGGGGCACCCCTGAGCTCCATGGCTGCTCTAAGGCCTGCCCTG GAAGAGTCAGCAACACCCCGAGAGCTGGGCCTAGGCCTGGGGTTGGgcctgaaagaaaaggaagaggccGTGGTGGCAGCAGCAGCTGGGCTGGAGGAGGCTAGCACAGCAGTGGCTGTGGGGGCAGGAGGCACCCCAGCTGGCCCTGCAGTCATTGGGCCCAGCCTGCCACTGGCCCTGGCCATGCCTTTGCCTGAGCCTgagcccctgcccctcccgctGGAAGTTGTACGAGGCCTACTACCCCCGCTACGCATTCCTGAGCTCCTGTCCCTGCGTCCACGACCCCGGCCCCCACGGCCTGAGCCACCCCCGGGCCTCATGGCTCTGGAG GTCCCAGAGCCTCTGGGTGAGgacaagaagaaaggaaagccAGAGAAACTGAAACGCTGCATTCgcacagcagctgggagcagctgggaggaccCCAGCCTGCTAGAGTGGGATGCGG ATGACTTCCGGATCTTCTGTGGAGATCTGGGCAATGAGGTGAATGATGACATCTTGGCCCGTGCTTTCAGCCGCTTCCCATCCTTCCTTAAGGCTAAGGTGATCCGTGACAAGCGCACAGGCAAGACCAAGGGCTATGGCTTCGTCAGCTTTAAGGACCCCAGTGACTATGTGCGCGCCATGCGTGAGATGAATG GGAAGTATGTGGGCTCGCGCCCCATCAAGCTGCGCAAAAGCATGTGGAAGGACCGGAACCTGGATGTGGTCCGCAAGaagcagaaggagaagaaaaaattgGGCCTGAGATAG
- the RBM42 gene encoding RNA-binding protein 42 isoform X1, whose product MAGAGPAPGLPGAGGPVVPGPGAGIPGKSGEERLKEMEAEMALFEQEVLGAPVTGIPTAVPTVPTVEAMQVPAAPVIRPIIATNTYQQVQQTLEARAAAAATVISPMVGGPPFVGPVGFGPGDRSHLDSPEAREAMFLRRAAVAPQRAPILRPAFVPHVLQRADTALSSAAGAPRPLALRPPHQALVGPPLPGPPGPPMMLPPMARAPGAPLSSMAALRPALEESATPRELGLGLGLGLKEKEEAVVAAAAGLEEASTAVAVGAGGTPAGPAVIGPSLPLALAMPLPEPEPLPLPLEVVRGLLPPLRIPELLSLRPRPRPPRPEPPPGLMALEVPEPLGEDKKKGKPEKLKRCIRTAAGSSWEDPSLLEWDADDFRIFCGDLGNEVNDDILARAFSRFPSFLKAKVIRDKRTGKTKGYGFVSFKDPSDYVRAMREMNGKYVGSRPIKLRKSMWKDRNLDVVRKKQKEKKKLGLR is encoded by the exons ATGGCCGGGGCGGGGCCGGCCCCGGGACTCCCCGGTGCAGGAGGACCAGTGGTCCCGGGCCCTGGCGCCGGCATCCCGGGCAAGAGCGGCGAGGAACGCCTGaaagagatggaggcagagatggccCT GTTTGAACAGGAAGTTCTAGGGGCTCCAGTAACCGGAATCCCAACTGCGGTGCCCACGGTCCCCACAGTGGAAGCGATGCAGGTCCCAGCAGCTCCTGTGATCCGCCCAATTATCGCGACCAACACATACCAGCAG GTCCAACAGACTCTGGAGGCCCGGGCAGCTGCTGCAGCCACAGTGATTTCTCCCATGGTGGGTGGCCCTCCTTTTGTGGGCCCAG TTGGCTTTGGCCCTGGCGATCGGAGTCACCTGGACAGTCCAGAGGCTCGAGAAGCCATGTTCCTGCGACGAGCAG CTGTGGCCCCACAGAGGGCCCCTATCCTGCGTCCAGCCTTCGTCCCCCACGTGCTACAGAGAGCAG ATACTGCTCTTTCTTCTGCAGCAGGTGCTCCCCGCCCTCTGGCGCTGCGGCCCCCTCACCAGGCCCTTGTGGGCCCCCCTCTGCCTGGGCCTCCTGGACCACCTATGATGCTGCCACCGATGGCTCGGGCCCCAGGGGCACCCCTGAGCTCCATGGCTGCTCTAAGGCCTGCCCTG GAAGAGTCAGCAACACCCCGAGAGCTGGGCCTAGGCCTGGGGTTGGgcctgaaagaaaaggaagaggccGTGGTGGCAGCAGCAGCTGGGCTGGAGGAGGCTAGCACAGCAGTGGCTGTGGGGGCAGGAGGCACCCCAGCTGGCCCTGCAGTCATTGGGCCCAGCCTGCCACTGGCCCTGGCCATGCCTTTGCCTGAGCCTgagcccctgcccctcccgctGGAAGTTGTACGAGGCCTACTACCCCCGCTACGCATTCCTGAGCTCCTGTCCCTGCGTCCACGACCCCGGCCCCCACGGCCTGAGCCACCCCCGGGCCTCATGGCTCTGGAG GTCCCAGAGCCTCTGGGTGAGgacaagaagaaaggaaagccAGAGAAACTGAAACGCTGCATTCgcacagcagctgggagcagctgggaggaccCCAGCCTGCTAGAGTGGGATGCGG ATGACTTCCGGATCTTCTGTGGAGATCTGGGCAATGAGGTGAATGATGACATCTTGGCCCGTGCTTTCAGCCGCTTCCCATCCTTCCTTAAGGCTAAGGTGATCCGTGACAAGCGCACAGGCAAGACCAAGGGCTATGGCTTCGTCAGCTTTAAGGACCCCAGTGACTATGTGCGCGCCATGCGTGAGATGAATG GGAAGTATGTGGGCTCGCGCCCCATCAAGCTGCGCAAAAGCATGTGGAAGGACCGGAACCTGGATGTGGTCCGCAAGaagcagaaggagaagaaaaaattgGGCCTGAGATAG
- the ETV2 gene encoding ETS translocation variant 2 — MERDKPVAAQLTPDPPPPPSPMWLDQVPKTENLSNKPRTAPPSPPQPALTSLLPAEGAELGFYFPELALQGDTLTAGTCWKGGCGLGPLGSGEEGLPRLDGDSTLRQTEAPWGAEPAPQAFQWSGDCTDLERTGSGTWSSVSQALGPAPGGLGHASFAGPEGAAGQNVTTSASRASSWWRTPAAASSTIWDCSFGPDRATYWSKGLGEQPRASSAMSWGPPSDADYTTSWDSRLLTDCTASSKGHLSSDLTTLSELSQRPDRAALSRCYPKTNHRGPIQLWQFLLELLQDGARNSCIRWTGNSREFQLCNPKEVARLWGERKRKPGMNYEKLSRGLRYYYRRDIVLKSGGRKYTYRFGGRVPGLAYLDHGGSGEGAATQ; from the exons ATGGAGAGAG ATAAGCCGGTTGCAGCCCAACTGACCCCAGaccctcctcccccaccatccCCCATGTGGCTGGATCAAGTCCCCAAGACGGAGAACCTGTCCAACAAGCCCCGCACTGCGCCCCCATCACCCC CCCAGCCGGCCCTAACCTCCTTACTGCCTGCAGAAGGAGCTGAACTCGGCTTCTATTTCCCTGAACTGGCCCTCCAAGGAGACACGCTGACAGCGGGGACGTGCTGGAAAGGTGGCTGTGGGCTGGGACCCCTAGGCTCTGGGGAAGAAG GGCTCCCGAGGCTGGACGGGGACTCCACGTTACGGCAgacagaagctccatggggggCGG AGCCCGCCCCTCAGGCTTTTCAGTGGTCTGGGGACTGTACCGACCTGGAGCGCACTGGCTCGGGCACTTGGAGCAGCGTCTCGCAAGCCCTGGGCCCCGCCCCGGGCGGCCTGGGCCACGCCTCCTTCGCTGGTCCTGAAGGAGCCGCAGGCCAGAACGTTACCACCTCGGCAAGTAGGGCCAGCTCGTGGTGGCGCACCCCGGCCGCCGCCAGCTCCACCATCTGGGACTGTTCTTTTGGCCCCGACCGCGCCACCTACTGGAGCAAGGGCCTCGGCGAGCAGCCGCGCGCGAGCTCGGCCATGTCGTGGGGACCGCCCTCGGACGCCGACTATACTACCTCCTGGGACTCGAGGCTGCTTACGGATTGCACCGCCTCTTCGAAGGGGCACCTGAGCTCAGATCTCACCACTCTCTCCGAACTGAGCCAGCGACCAGACCGAGCAGCCTTATCTCGTTGTTACCCGAAAACTAACCACAGAG GTCCGATTCAGCTGTGGCAGTTCCTCCTGGAGCTGCTCCAAGACGGGGCGCGAAACAGCTGTATCCGCTGGACCGGCAACAGCCGCGAGTTTCAGCTGTGCAACCCCAAAGAG GTTGCGCGGCTGTGGGGCGAGCGTAAGAGGAAGCCCGGCATGAATTATGAGAAGCTGAGCCGAGGTCTGCGCTACTACTACCGCCGCGACATCGTGCTCAAGAGCGGTGGGCGAAAGTACACTTACCGCTTTGGGGGCCGCGTGCCCGGCCTCGCCTATCTGGACCATGGGGGAAGCGGAGAGGGAGCAGCGACCCAATAA